A region from the Sutcliffiella horikoshii genome encodes:
- the rplS gene encoding 50S ribosomal protein L19: MQKLIQDITQEQLKTDLPSFRPGDTVRVNVKVVEGTRERIQVYEGVVIKRRGGGISETFTVRKISYGVGVERAFPLHSPKIEGIDVVRRGKVRRAKLYYLRALRGKKARIKEIR, encoded by the coding sequence ATGCAAAAATTAATCCAAGATATTACTCAAGAGCAGTTGAAAACTGATCTTCCTTCTTTCCGTCCTGGTGACACTGTACGTGTTAACGTTAAGGTTGTAGAGGGAACGCGTGAGCGTATTCAGGTGTATGAAGGAGTAGTAATCAAACGTCGTGGCGGCGGAATCAGCGAAACTTTCACAGTTCGTAAGATCTCTTACGGTGTTGGAGTTGAGCGTGCATTCCCACTACACTCCCCTAAAATTGAGGGAATTGATGTAGTTCGTCGTGGTAAAGTACGTCGTGCGAAACTTTACTACCTACGTGCATTACGTGGTAAAAAAGCGCGTATCAAAGAGATTCGATAA
- the trmFO gene encoding FADH(2)-oxidizing methylenetetrahydrofolate--tRNA-(uracil(54)-C(5))-methyltransferase TrmFO gives MNTVVNVIGAGLAGSEAAWQLANRGIQVHLYEMRPVKQTPAHHTDKFAELVCSNSLRANNLTNAVGVLKEEMRMLDSVIIRSADDCAVPAGGALAVDRHEFAAKVTERVKEHPNVTVFNEEMEQIPEGPTIISTGPLTSKALSDQLRSLTGEEYLYFYDAAAPIIEKDSINMDIVYLKSRYDKGEAAYLNCPMTEEQFNRFYDALVEAETVPLKEFEKEIFFEGCMPIEVMANRGKKTMLFGPLKPVGLEDPKTDKRPYAVVQLRQDDAAGTLYNIVGFQTHLKWGPQKEVIRLIPGLENAEIVRYGVMHRNTFINSPNLLKPTYQFKERDDLFFAGQMTGVEGYVESAASGLIAGMNAARLVLGEEPLVFPKETAIGSMAHYITSTNAKNFQPMNANFGLFPELPKKIKNKQERNEAHARRALETIQNFVKN, from the coding sequence ATAAACACGGTAGTTAATGTAATTGGAGCGGGCCTTGCCGGCAGTGAAGCAGCATGGCAGCTTGCAAATAGAGGGATTCAAGTGCATCTATATGAAATGCGCCCAGTCAAACAAACTCCTGCCCATCATACAGATAAATTCGCAGAGCTTGTTTGCTCCAATTCCTTACGCGCGAACAACTTGACAAATGCAGTTGGAGTGCTAAAAGAAGAGATGAGAATGCTTGACTCCGTCATTATCCGTTCAGCAGATGACTGTGCGGTTCCTGCGGGTGGTGCTCTTGCAGTGGACAGACATGAATTTGCGGCTAAAGTTACGGAAAGAGTAAAAGAACATCCTAATGTGACCGTATTTAATGAAGAAATGGAACAGATCCCGGAAGGACCGACTATCATTTCAACTGGACCGCTAACGTCCAAAGCCCTTTCAGACCAGCTTCGCTCCTTAACAGGCGAAGAGTATCTATACTTCTACGATGCTGCAGCTCCAATCATTGAAAAAGACAGCATCAACATGGATATTGTTTATCTAAAATCGCGTTATGATAAAGGGGAAGCCGCCTACTTGAATTGCCCGATGACTGAAGAGCAGTTCAACCGTTTCTATGATGCTTTGGTGGAAGCGGAAACCGTTCCATTAAAGGAATTTGAAAAGGAGATTTTCTTTGAAGGGTGTATGCCGATCGAAGTCATGGCAAACCGCGGTAAGAAAACGATGCTTTTTGGACCTTTAAAGCCGGTTGGCTTAGAGGATCCTAAAACAGACAAACGCCCTTATGCAGTCGTGCAACTTCGTCAGGATGATGCGGCAGGCACTTTGTATAATATTGTTGGTTTTCAGACACATTTAAAATGGGGCCCGCAAAAAGAAGTGATCCGACTAATTCCTGGTTTGGAAAATGCAGAGATCGTACGATATGGTGTCATGCACCGCAATACCTTTATCAATTCTCCTAACCTGTTGAAACCAACCTATCAATTCAAAGAAAGAGATGATCTTTTCTTTGCCGGTCAAATGACAGGGGTGGAAGGTTATGTGGAATCTGCAGCGTCAGGGCTAATAGCCGGGATGAATGCAGCACGCCTCGTTCTTGGAGAGGAACCGTTGGTGTTCCCTAAAGAAACCGCGATTGGAAGTATGGCACATTATATTACTTCTACAAACGCGAAAAACTTCCAACCGATGAATGCAAACTTTGGGCTATTCCCAGAGCTTCCGAAAAAGATTAAAAATAAACAAGAGCGTAATGAAGCGCATGCTAGGAGAGCGCTGGAAACAATTCAGAATTTTGTAAAAAATTAA
- the lepB gene encoding signal peptidase I, producing MARSKNELWEWVKALAIAVILAAAIRYFFFAPIVVDGDSMMPTLHNQDRMIVNKIGYQIGEPERFDIVVFHATEDKDYIKRVIGLPGDEVEYRDDVLYINGVAYEEPYLDSYKAQYPDGPLTEDFTLEEKTGLKKVPKGHLFVMGDNRRFSKDGRHIGTVPQEEVLGKTNIVYWPLSDLRMVK from the coding sequence ATGGCACGTTCTAAAAATGAGCTTTGGGAATGGGTAAAGGCCTTAGCTATCGCAGTAATTCTTGCAGCAGCAATACGTTATTTCTTTTTTGCACCGATTGTGGTAGATGGTGATTCCATGATGCCCACTCTGCATAATCAGGATAGGATGATTGTCAACAAGATTGGATATCAAATTGGGGAACCGGAACGATTTGACATCGTGGTGTTTCATGCAACAGAAGACAAGGACTATATCAAGCGTGTCATCGGCTTGCCTGGCGACGAAGTGGAATATCGGGATGATGTCCTGTATATCAACGGAGTAGCATATGAAGAGCCGTATTTGGACAGCTATAAGGCTCAGTATCCTGATGGACCATTAACGGAAGATTTCACATTGGAAGAAAAGACAGGCCTTAAAAAAGTGCCAAAAGGTCATCTATTTGTAATGGGAGATAACCGCAGATTCAGTAAGGATGGCCGTCATATCGGAACAGTGCCGCAAGAAGAAGTATTAGGCAAAACCAATATCGTCTACTGGCCGCTATCAGACTTAAGGATGGTAAAATAA
- the sucC gene encoding ADP-forming succinate--CoA ligase subunit beta: MNIHEYQGKEILRKYGVAVPNGRVAFTVEEAVEAAKELGTEVCVVKAQIHAGGRGKAGGVKVAKNLDEVREYAGEILGKTLITHQTGPEGKEVKRLLIEEGCDIKKEYYIGLVLDRATSRVVLMASEEGGTEIEEVAEQTPEKIFKEVVDPVVGLTGFQARRIAFNINIPKELVGQAVKFMMSLYTAFVEKDCSIAEINPLVVTGDAKVMALDAKLNFDSNALYRHKDILEYRDLEEEDAKEIEASKYDLSYISLDGNIGCMVNGAGLAMATMDIIKHYGGDPANFLDVGGGATAEKVTEAFKIILSDDNVKGIFVNIFGGIMKCDIIATGVVEAAKQVGLEVPLVVRLEGTNVDLGKQILRESGLNIVAAESMADGAQKIVAQVG; the protein is encoded by the coding sequence ATGAATATCCATGAATATCAAGGAAAAGAGATCCTCAGAAAATACGGGGTGGCTGTTCCAAATGGCCGTGTAGCGTTCACTGTTGAAGAAGCAGTAGAAGCTGCAAAAGAACTGGGAACAGAAGTTTGTGTAGTGAAGGCGCAAATTCACGCTGGTGGCCGCGGTAAAGCGGGCGGAGTGAAAGTTGCCAAAAACTTGGATGAAGTTCGTGAATATGCGGGTGAAATCCTAGGCAAAACGTTAATAACTCATCAAACAGGTCCAGAAGGTAAGGAAGTAAAACGCTTACTTATCGAAGAGGGATGCGACATCAAGAAAGAGTACTATATCGGACTTGTATTAGACCGTGCAACTTCCCGAGTTGTACTAATGGCATCTGAAGAAGGCGGAACAGAAATTGAAGAAGTGGCAGAGCAAACGCCAGAAAAAATCTTCAAAGAAGTGGTTGATCCTGTTGTAGGATTAACAGGTTTCCAAGCTCGTCGCATTGCATTCAACATCAACATTCCAAAAGAGTTGGTTGGACAAGCGGTTAAATTCATGATGAGCCTTTATACAGCTTTCGTGGAGAAAGACTGCTCCATCGCAGAAATCAATCCACTTGTGGTGACGGGTGACGCGAAGGTTATGGCATTGGATGCAAAGCTTAACTTCGACTCCAATGCACTATACCGCCACAAGGACATTTTAGAATACCGTGATTTGGAAGAAGAAGATGCAAAAGAAATCGAAGCTTCCAAATACGATCTAAGCTACATTTCACTTGATGGAAATATCGGATGTATGGTAAATGGTGCCGGCCTTGCTATGGCGACTATGGATATTATCAAACATTATGGTGGAGACCCTGCTAACTTCCTGGACGTTGGGGGCGGAGCAACTGCTGAGAAAGTAACTGAAGCTTTCAAGATTATCCTTTCTGATGATAATGTAAAAGGAATTTTCGTTAACATTTTCGGTGGAATCATGAAGTGTGACATCATCGCTACAGGTGTTGTGGAAGCAGCGAAACAAGTAGGACTTGAAGTTCCTCTAGTAGTGCGTTTGGAAGGTACAAACGTAGACTTAGGTAAACAAATCTTACGTGAATCTGGCTTAAACATCGTAGCAGCAGAATCCATGGCTGATGGTGCACAAAAAATCGTAGCGCAAGTAGGATAA
- a CDS encoding ribonuclease HII, translating to MAKLSIKEIEQILAETENEQDPFLLSIKSDERKGVQVLLSRWEKRQQEKQKLIDQFIEMQKYERAHWEKGSRYIAGIDEVGRGPLAGPVVAAAVILPEDFQLYGLTDSKKLSPQKRELFYDYIKKNALSYGIGIVMPSDIDKVNIYEATKLAMMEAVKNLSLTPDHLLIDAMKLDVDIAQTSIIKGDATSISIAAASVLAKETRDAYMKNLAGEFPQYGFDKNMGYGTREHLIALEEVGVTREHRRSFSPVKEMVD from the coding sequence GTGGCAAAGTTGTCGATAAAAGAAATAGAACAAATATTAGCCGAAACAGAAAATGAGCAAGATCCTTTCCTCCTGTCTATAAAGAGTGATGAACGGAAAGGTGTACAGGTGCTTTTAAGTAGATGGGAAAAGCGGCAACAGGAGAAACAGAAGCTTATAGATCAGTTTATAGAAATGCAAAAATATGAACGTGCTCATTGGGAGAAGGGGTCCCGGTATATTGCCGGAATAGATGAAGTTGGTCGGGGTCCTTTGGCCGGACCGGTCGTTGCAGCTGCGGTGATTTTGCCCGAAGATTTTCAGTTGTACGGACTTACAGACTCAAAAAAACTCAGCCCGCAAAAACGTGAGCTCTTTTATGATTATATAAAAAAGAATGCCCTTAGTTACGGAATAGGAATAGTCATGCCGAGCGATATAGATAAGGTAAATATATACGAAGCAACCAAGCTTGCCATGATGGAAGCTGTGAAAAACCTTTCCCTCACACCTGATCATCTCCTGATTGATGCGATGAAACTAGATGTAGATATAGCACAAACATCCATCATAAAGGGGGATGCCACTAGTATTTCCATCGCAGCAGCATCCGTGTTGGCTAAAGAGACAAGGGATGCATATATGAAGAACCTTGCTGGTGAATTTCCACAGTACGGCTTTGACAAAAATATGGGATATGGAACCCGAGAGCATCTAATCGCTTTAGAAGAAGTAGGGGTGACCCGAGAACATCGTCGATCATTCTCACCAGTAAAGGAAATGGTTGACTAA
- the topA gene encoding type I DNA topoisomerase, with translation MADYLVIVESPAKAKTIERYLGKKYKVKASMGHVRDLPKSQMGVNVDHEFEPKYITIRGKGPVLKELKTAAKKAKKIFLAADPDREGEAIAWHLAHSLDIDITSDCRVVFNEITKDAIKESFKHPRPINLDVVDAQQARRILDRLVGYNISPLLWKKVKKGLSAGRVQSVAVRLVIEREQEINAFEPEEYWSIKSSFLTSKSKEFEASFYGVDGKKTELKSEADVNEVLGRLEGNSFEIKSVTKKERKRNPALPFITSSLQQEAARKLNFRAKKTMMMAQQLYEGIELGKEGTVGLITYMRTDSTRISETAKKEAVEYIEKTYGKQFVSTEERKETKKSNAQDAHEAIRPTSTMKDPQSIKEYLSRDQFRLYKLIWERFVASQMAPAILDTVSVDLTQNDVQFRATGSTVKFAGFMKVYVEGNDDQQEEKENLLPPLEKGDTVFSKDIDQKQHFTQPPPRYTEARLVRTLEELGIGRPSTYAPTLDTIQKRGYVALDNKRFVPTELGQIVIQLILEFFPEIINVEFTADLETNLDNVEDGKVNWVNIIDGFYHEFAKRLEKAEAEMQEIEIKDEPAGEDCELCGHEMVFKMGRYGKFMACSNFPDCRNTKPIVKDIGVPCPKCEKGNIVERKSKKKRIFYGCDQYPTCEFLSWDKPIARKCPKCESLLVEKKLKKGVQVQCVECDYKEEPQG, from the coding sequence ATGGCAGATTATTTAGTGATTGTGGAATCACCAGCAAAAGCGAAGACAATTGAACGATATTTAGGAAAAAAATATAAAGTGAAAGCCTCCATGGGGCATGTTAGAGACTTACCTAAAAGTCAAATGGGTGTTAATGTCGACCATGAATTTGAGCCTAAATATATTACTATCAGAGGGAAAGGTCCCGTCCTGAAGGAATTAAAAACAGCTGCTAAAAAAGCGAAGAAAATTTTTCTCGCGGCTGACCCGGATCGCGAAGGGGAAGCGATCGCATGGCATCTTGCTCACAGTCTCGATATTGATATCACATCTGATTGTCGGGTTGTTTTTAATGAAATAACAAAAGATGCAATTAAGGAATCATTCAAACATCCAAGACCTATCAACCTTGATGTAGTGGACGCTCAACAGGCAAGAAGGATCTTAGATCGACTTGTGGGCTACAATATTAGCCCTTTATTATGGAAGAAAGTGAAAAAGGGATTAAGTGCAGGTCGCGTTCAATCTGTTGCTGTACGGTTAGTCATTGAACGAGAGCAAGAGATAAATGCTTTTGAACCGGAAGAGTACTGGTCCATAAAAAGCAGCTTCCTGACAAGTAAATCAAAAGAATTTGAAGCAAGCTTCTATGGCGTAGACGGAAAGAAGACAGAGCTTAAATCTGAAGCGGATGTCAATGAGGTTCTTGGAAGACTTGAGGGCAACTCTTTTGAAATTAAGAGTGTAACCAAAAAGGAACGTAAACGTAATCCAGCCCTTCCTTTCATCACATCTTCCTTGCAACAGGAAGCTGCGCGTAAACTTAACTTCCGTGCAAAGAAAACGATGATGATGGCACAGCAGCTCTATGAGGGCATTGAGCTTGGAAAAGAAGGTACGGTCGGTCTTATCACCTATATGCGTACGGATTCAACCCGTATTTCAGAAACCGCAAAAAAAGAAGCGGTGGAATATATTGAAAAGACATATGGCAAACAATTTGTTTCTACTGAAGAAAGAAAAGAAACAAAAAAGAGCAATGCACAGGATGCCCATGAAGCGATTCGTCCAACTTCTACCATGAAGGACCCTCAGTCGATTAAAGAGTATTTATCACGAGATCAATTCCGTTTGTATAAATTGATTTGGGAGCGTTTTGTTGCAAGTCAAATGGCACCTGCCATTTTGGATACGGTCAGTGTGGACTTAACGCAAAATGATGTTCAATTCCGTGCGACAGGATCCACAGTCAAGTTCGCAGGCTTCATGAAAGTATATGTGGAAGGTAATGACGATCAACAGGAAGAAAAAGAGAACCTGTTGCCTCCTTTAGAGAAAGGTGATACCGTCTTCTCCAAAGATATCGATCAAAAGCAACATTTCACACAACCTCCACCAAGGTACACAGAGGCAAGACTGGTACGTACCCTTGAAGAGTTGGGAATAGGTAGACCGTCAACATATGCACCTACATTGGATACTATCCAGAAAAGGGGGTATGTAGCGCTTGATAATAAACGTTTTGTTCCTACTGAGCTTGGACAGATTGTCATCCAATTGATACTGGAATTCTTCCCGGAGATCATTAATGTCGAGTTTACTGCGGATCTTGAAACGAACTTGGATAATGTGGAAGATGGAAAAGTAAATTGGGTCAATATCATTGACGGTTTTTATCATGAATTTGCCAAGCGTTTAGAAAAAGCGGAAGCGGAAATGCAAGAAATTGAAATTAAAGATGAGCCCGCAGGTGAGGATTGTGAACTTTGTGGTCACGAAATGGTCTTTAAGATGGGAAGATACGGAAAGTTCATGGCGTGCTCCAATTTCCCTGACTGCCGCAATACAAAACCTATCGTAAAAGATATCGGGGTCCCATGTCCTAAATGTGAAAAAGGGAATATTGTGGAAAGAAAAAGTAAAAAGAAACGAATTTTCTATGGCTGTGACCAATACCCTACCTGTGAATTCCTATCATGGGATAAGCCTATTGCCAGAAAATGTCCAAAGTGTGAATCTTTACTGGTCGAGAAAAAGCTTAAAAAAGGTGTACAGGTTCAGTGCGTAGAGTGCGATTATAAAGAAGAACCACAAGGATAA
- the dprA gene encoding DNA-processing protein DprA — MQMEKRRLITLHHCPGLTLKTLQNLLMKDPTLERLYTMNPSDIASYFTTTQKQAQSIYHHIRHNNVSQLLSIYKEQSIEPLTIWDKGYPALLKEIYDPPVVLYAKGNRELFNTRMLGIVGARLMSSYGNHALNKLIPPLLKEEFTIVSGLAKGVDISAHQLAMERGGNTIAVLGSGLFHIYPKEHQSFAEEIASHHLLLSEYPPYTPPTRWSFPQRNRIISGLSEGVIIIEAKEKSGSLITADQAMDQGREVFAVPGSILSETSKGTNALIQQGAKLVSSHHDILEELSSREMVKIKK; from the coding sequence ATGCAAATGGAAAAAAGAAGATTGATAACACTGCATCATTGTCCAGGTCTCACCTTAAAGACACTCCAAAACCTACTAATGAAAGATCCCACGCTTGAACGTCTATACACCATGAACCCTTCTGATATTGCTTCCTATTTCACCACTACTCAAAAGCAAGCACAGTCCATTTATCACCATATCCGCCACAATAATGTCTCCCAGCTTCTCTCTATTTATAAAGAGCAAAGCATAGAACCATTAACCATTTGGGATAAAGGTTATCCTGCCTTACTAAAAGAAATATACGACCCCCCAGTTGTCCTATATGCAAAAGGGAATCGGGAACTGTTCAATACCAGGATGCTTGGAATAGTCGGTGCCAGATTGATGTCTTCTTATGGTAATCACGCTTTAAATAAGTTGATTCCTCCGCTACTAAAAGAAGAATTTACAATTGTTAGCGGATTGGCAAAAGGGGTGGACATTTCTGCTCATCAATTAGCAATGGAAAGGGGAGGAAACACTATCGCTGTTTTAGGAAGTGGTTTATTTCATATCTATCCAAAAGAACACCAATCTTTTGCCGAGGAAATTGCCTCTCACCATCTTCTCCTCTCAGAATATCCTCCTTACACACCCCCAACAAGATGGAGTTTCCCACAGAGAAATCGTATTATCAGCGGTTTAAGTGAAGGAGTAATCATTATTGAAGCGAAAGAGAAAAGCGGGTCCCTCATTACTGCAGATCAAGCGATGGATCAAGGAAGAGAGGTGTTTGCTGTTCCAGGTTCCATACTTTCTGAAACCTCTAAAGGAACAAATGCGCTTATCCAACAGGGAGCAAAACTTGTGAGCAGTCATCATGATATATTAGAAGAATTGAGTAGCCGTGAAATGGTAAAAATAAAAAAATAG
- the ylqF gene encoding ribosome biogenesis GTPase YlqF yields MTIQWFPGHMAKARRQVTEKLKLIDIVYELVDARIPVSSRNPMIDEIISNKPRIILLNKADMADAKITREWLDYFNLPGSSTKAIAIDSQTGKGIQQIATLSKELLKEKFDKMQSRGIRPRAIRALIVGIPNVGKSTLINRLAKKNIAQTGDRPGVTKAQQWVKVGKELELLDTPGILWPKFEDQEVGYRLATTGAIKDTIINLQDIAVFALRFLTDAYPERLKERYGLEEIPEDIVELFDAIGSKRGCKMSGGHIDYDKTAELVIREIRSEKLGKISLERPEKL; encoded by the coding sequence ATGACAATACAGTGGTTTCCCGGGCATATGGCGAAAGCCCGCAGACAAGTAACAGAAAAACTTAAATTGATTGATATCGTCTATGAATTGGTAGATGCGCGAATCCCCGTTTCATCACGAAACCCAATGATCGACGAAATCATTTCCAATAAGCCAAGAATCATCCTGCTTAACAAAGCAGATATGGCAGATGCCAAGATAACACGTGAATGGCTCGACTATTTCAATCTTCCAGGTTCATCGACAAAAGCCATTGCCATCGACTCTCAAACTGGCAAAGGAATTCAACAGATTGCAACATTATCAAAAGAGCTGTTAAAAGAGAAGTTTGATAAAATGCAATCCCGCGGAATCAGACCAAGAGCAATCAGAGCGTTGATTGTTGGTATTCCCAATGTTGGAAAATCAACGCTGATTAACAGGCTGGCGAAGAAGAATATCGCTCAAACAGGAGACAGGCCTGGTGTTACAAAGGCTCAGCAATGGGTAAAAGTCGGCAAAGAATTAGAACTGCTTGATACGCCTGGAATTCTCTGGCCGAAATTTGAGGATCAGGAGGTCGGCTACCGCTTAGCTACCACTGGTGCTATTAAAGATACCATTATCAATCTGCAGGATATTGCAGTATTTGCTTTAAGATTTTTAACCGACGCTTACCCTGAAAGATTGAAGGAGCGTTACGGTCTTGAGGAAATACCAGAGGATATTGTCGAACTTTTTGATGCAATAGGCTCTAAACGCGGCTGTAAAATGAGCGGTGGACATATCGATTATGATAAGACTGCGGAATTGGTTATTCGTGAAATACGATCAGAGAAGCTTGGGAAAATCAGTTTAGAAAGACCAGAAAAACTCTAG
- a CDS encoding EscU/YscU/HrcU family type III secretion system export apparatus switch protein, translated as MTKDIIKRKKAVAIKYEQNKSVAPVVQAKGTGLIAENILEEAKKHNIPIQEDQALLEILMELELNETIPEELYEVVAEVLAYVYNLHKEEKKNVKNTT; from the coding sequence ATGACTAAAGACATCATAAAAAGAAAAAAAGCAGTTGCCATAAAGTATGAACAAAATAAAAGTGTTGCACCTGTTGTACAGGCAAAGGGTACTGGACTCATCGCTGAAAACATTCTTGAGGAAGCCAAAAAGCATAATATCCCCATACAGGAGGATCAGGCATTATTGGAAATCCTGATGGAATTAGAATTAAATGAAACAATACCTGAAGAGTTATATGAAGTGGTAGCCGAAGTCTTGGCCTATGTGTACAACCTTCATAAAGAAGAGAAAAAGAATGTGAAAAACACCACGTGA
- the trmD gene encoding tRNA (guanosine(37)-N1)-methyltransferase TrmD translates to MKIDILSIFPEMFTGVLGASILNKAAEKGAVQYSVTDFREFADNKHKTVDDYPYGGGAGMVLKAQPIFDAVSSLAEANQTVKKPRVILMCPQGERYTQKKAEELAQEEHLIFICGHYEGYDERIREHVVTDEISIGDYVLTGGELASMVIVDSVVRLLPDVLGKAASHEQDSFSTGMLEHPHYTRPADFRGMKVPDVLLSGNHAHIEEWRTKESIRRTWNRRPDLFDDYPLTDQQQVWLNEIKKEDKAY, encoded by the coding sequence ATGAAGATTGACATTCTTTCCATTTTTCCTGAAATGTTTACAGGTGTCCTCGGAGCTTCCATACTGAACAAAGCTGCGGAGAAAGGTGCCGTTCAATACAGTGTGACCGATTTCAGAGAATTTGCGGACAACAAACATAAGACAGTCGATGACTATCCTTATGGAGGCGGAGCTGGAATGGTGCTCAAGGCCCAGCCGATCTTTGATGCCGTATCATCTCTTGCAGAGGCTAACCAAACTGTCAAAAAGCCGAGAGTTATTCTGATGTGTCCACAAGGAGAGCGGTACACGCAAAAAAAAGCAGAAGAACTGGCGCAAGAAGAGCACCTGATCTTCATTTGCGGTCATTATGAAGGTTATGACGAACGAATTAGAGAACATGTTGTTACAGATGAGATTTCCATTGGCGACTATGTTCTTACTGGCGGGGAACTTGCTTCAATGGTCATTGTAGACAGTGTGGTCCGGTTACTTCCGGATGTATTAGGAAAAGCTGCTTCCCATGAACAGGACAGTTTCAGTACCGGGATGCTTGAACACCCCCATTATACAAGGCCGGCTGATTTCCGCGGTATGAAAGTGCCGGATGTACTTCTCTCAGGAAATCATGCACATATTGAAGAATGGCGGACAAAAGAGTCTATCAGAAGAACTTGGAACAGAAGACCTGACTTGTTTGATGACTATCCATTAACAGATCAGCAGCAAGTATGGCTTAATGAAATTAAAAAAGAGGATAAGGCGTATTGA
- the sucD gene encoding succinate--CoA ligase subunit alpha, translating to MSVFINKDTKVIVQGITGSTALFHTKQMLEYGTQIVGGVTPGKGGTEVEGVPVFNTVEEAVKATGANASVIYVPAPFAADAIMEAVDAELDLAICITEHIPVLDMVKVKRYMEGKKTRLVGPNCPGVITPGECKIGIMPGYIHTKGHVGVVSRSGTLTYEAVHQLSQEGIGQSTAVGIGGDPVNGTDFIDVLKAFNEDEDTYAVIMIGEIGGTAEEEAALWVKENMTKPVVGFIGGRTAPPGKRMGHAGAIISGGKGTADEKIRVMNECGIEVADTPSVMGETLIKVIKEQGIYDKCKTH from the coding sequence ATGAGTGTATTTATTAATAAAGATACAAAAGTAATCGTACAAGGTATTACTGGTTCCACAGCGTTGTTCCATACAAAGCAAATGCTTGAGTATGGCACACAAATCGTTGGTGGTGTTACACCAGGTAAAGGCGGCACTGAAGTTGAAGGTGTACCTGTATTCAATACAGTAGAAGAAGCTGTCAAGGCTACTGGTGCAAATGCATCTGTCATCTATGTACCGGCTCCATTTGCTGCAGATGCAATCATGGAAGCGGTAGATGCAGAGCTTGACTTGGCTATTTGTATTACAGAGCATATTCCTGTACTTGATATGGTAAAAGTGAAGCGTTATATGGAAGGGAAAAAGACTCGTCTTGTTGGTCCTAACTGCCCTGGCGTTATCACTCCTGGTGAGTGCAAGATCGGAATCATGCCTGGCTATATCCACACAAAAGGCCATGTTGGAGTTGTTTCCCGTTCTGGTACATTAACGTACGAAGCGGTTCACCAATTATCTCAAGAAGGCATCGGTCAATCTACAGCAGTAGGTATCGGTGGAGACCCGGTTAACGGAACTGATTTCATTGATGTATTAAAAGCATTCAATGAAGATGAAGATACGTATGCAGTTATCATGATCGGTGAAATCGGCGGAACAGCTGAAGAAGAAGCTGCTCTTTGGGTAAAAGAGAACATGACTAAACCTGTTGTCGGCTTCATCGGCGGCCGTACTGCACCTCCTGGTAAGCGTATGGGTCACGCAGGAGCAATCATCTCCGGCGGTAAAGGTACTGCAGATGAGAAGATCCGTGTGATGAATGAGTGTGGCATTGAAGTTGCTGATACTCCATCTGTTATGGGTGAAACGCTTATCAAAGTTATTAAAGAGCAAGGCATTTACGATAAATGTAAAACTCACTAA